Proteins encoded together in one bacterium window:
- a CDS encoding DUF72 domain-containing protein — translation MEIRVGTCGYSYDDWRGVYYPPGLPRGEMLAWYSGTAAQTDLLAGERGPVFDTVEVNATYYRLPPARVFSRMAAVTPDGFLFSVKAPGGITHPSDYGTLDDGLVERYCAAVTPLAEAGKLGPTLLQFPYRFKADGRNVDYLRAATDAFRDLQPAVEFRHRSWLTDETLESLRGAGLTFVSVDMPALPGLLPPVLVATTDTAYVRFHGRRKEAWWRGGNEERYDYDYALEELEPWVERVRALGEGSISSDVEPPLDEELRGDSSDLLRLIRLLSGPVKRVFLYFNNHPKGKALSAARSLQSRLAVG, via the coding sequence ATGGAAATACGCGTCGGGACCTGCGGTTACTCCTACGACGACTGGCGGGGCGTGTACTATCCGCCGGGGCTGCCGCGCGGCGAGATGCTTGCGTGGTACTCCGGGACGGCGGCCCAGACCGACCTCCTCGCCGGTGAGCGCGGGCCGGTCTTCGACACCGTCGAGGTGAACGCCACCTACTACCGGCTCCCGCCGGCGCGGGTCTTCTCCCGGATGGCCGCCGTCACGCCGGACGGATTCCTCTTCAGCGTGAAGGCCCCGGGAGGAATCACCCATCCGTCGGACTACGGGACTCTCGACGACGGGCTCGTGGAACGGTACTGCGCGGCGGTGACGCCCCTGGCCGAGGCGGGGAAGCTCGGCCCCACCCTGTTGCAGTTCCCCTACCGCTTCAAGGCCGATGGGAGGAATGTGGATTACCTGCGAGCCGCGACCGACGCCTTCCGCGACCTCCAGCCCGCCGTGGAGTTCCGCCACCGCTCCTGGCTGACCGATGAAACCCTAGAGTCGTTGCGCGGGGCGGGACTGACCTTCGTATCGGTGGACATGCCCGCGCTGCCGGGCCTCCTGCCGCCGGTGCTCGTGGCTACCACCGACACCGCCTACGTCCGCTTCCACGGCCGTCGGAAGGAGGCGTGGTGGCGAGGCGGGAACGAGGAGCGCTACGATTACGACTACGCCCTGGAGGAGCTGGAGCCCTGGGTGGAGAGGGTCCGCGCCCTGGGCGAAGGGTCTATATCCTCGGACGTCGAGCCCCCCCTGGACGAGGAGCTGCGGGGGGACTCCTCCGATCTCCTGCGGTTGATCCGCCTGTTGAGCGGGCCGGTGAAGCGGGTTTTTCTCTACTTCAACAACCACCCGAAGGGCAAGGCGCTTTCCGCGGCGCGCTCCCTCCAGAGCCGGCTCGCCGTCGGATAG
- the umuD gene encoding translesion error-prone DNA polymerase V autoproteolytic subunit has protein sequence MEKDDRLEVFRPERGGGGGLPLAESNIQAGFPSPADDFIQNRLDLNEHLVLHPAATFFVRVAGDSMVGAGIADGDILIVDRSLEPADGRVVIAVVMGELVVKRLRRTEGGWLLAAENDGYPPIEIGEESDFEVWGVVTNVIHRL, from the coding sequence ATGGAGAAGGACGACAGGCTCGAGGTATTCCGGCCGGAACGGGGCGGGGGGGGCGGGCTGCCGCTCGCCGAATCGAACATCCAGGCCGGGTTCCCCTCACCCGCCGACGACTTCATCCAGAACCGGCTGGATCTGAACGAGCACCTCGTCCTGCACCCGGCGGCCACCTTCTTCGTCCGGGTGGCCGGGGATTCCATGGTCGGGGCCGGCATCGCCGACGGCGACATCCTCATCGTGGACCGCTCCCTGGAGCCCGCCGACGGCCGGGTGGTCATCGCCGTGGTCATGGGGGAGCTGGTGGTCAAGAGGCTCCGGCGTACCGAGGGGGGCTGGCTCCTCGCCGCCGAGAACGACGGCTACCCGCCCATCGAGATCGGGGAGGAGAGCGATTTCGAGGTCTGGGGCGTGGTGACCAACGTCATCCACCGCCTTTAG
- a CDS encoding ABC-2 family transporter protein, producing the protein MGLEKYIAFARIEIKRIMAYRFDVVTQMVNSVVVLVTFTYFWRAVYGGREVLVGMSLDQMITYIFLTRVVRSLTATRIDRQILRRIRSGDIAVDLYRPASFVGINYGQALGGGLFYLLAIGVPILVLGRLVFGMQPPVSTGAELVFVASTALGVAVQFGIDVTFGLIIFWTMAGWGIGMAKGFTERFFSGALIPLNFFPDWLRPVADWLPFRSAVYTPIAIYTGMIPLAQAPEYLAVQAAWAVALNLAAAFMVRRAYRRLEVQGG; encoded by the coding sequence ATGGGTCTGGAGAAGTACATCGCTTTCGCCCGGATCGAGATCAAGCGGATAATGGCCTACCGCTTCGATGTGGTCACCCAGATGGTGAACTCCGTGGTGGTTCTGGTGACCTTCACCTACTTCTGGCGGGCGGTGTACGGGGGGCGCGAGGTCCTGGTCGGGATGAGCCTCGACCAGATGATCACCTACATCTTCCTCACGCGGGTCGTGCGCAGCCTGACCGCCACCCGCATAGACCGGCAGATACTGCGGCGGATACGCTCGGGCGACATCGCCGTGGACCTCTACCGCCCGGCGAGCTTCGTGGGGATAAACTACGGACAGGCCCTGGGCGGCGGCCTCTTTTACCTCCTCGCCATCGGCGTGCCCATTCTGGTGCTCGGCCGCCTCGTTTTCGGTATGCAACCCCCGGTCTCGACGGGGGCGGAGCTGGTCTTCGTCGCCTCCACGGCCCTGGGGGTCGCGGTCCAGTTCGGCATTGACGTTACATTCGGGCTCATCATCTTCTGGACGATGGCCGGCTGGGGAATCGGCATGGCCAAGGGTTTCACCGAGCGGTTCTTCTCCGGCGCCCTCATCCCCCTGAACTTCTTCCCGGACTGGCTTCGGCCCGTCGCCGACTGGCTCCCCTTCCGCAGCGCCGTGTACACGCCCATCGCCATCTACACCGGCATGATCCCCCTGGCTCAGGCCCCAGAGTACCTGGCCGTGCAGGCCGCCTGGGCGGTGGCGTTGAACCTGGCGGCGGCCTTCATGGTCCGCCGGGCCTACCGCCGGCTGGAGGTCCAGGGCGGCTGA
- a CDS encoding DNRLRE domain-containing protein, whose product MKYASILLLCLFAASSFGAAISVTYSPADTVQIEPSQDTWIWTGSGPYGSSAELRINREPDYDQRPVLQWDLSSLDGYTINSADMYVYCYDGYPTGTLDADIYRVTESWDEATLVAPLAFDDATVWASGDAGVPSGWKTYDVTDLVQAWVDGDYDNYGVVCLGYGSSYYQRWYSKEAGSNHPYLDIDYTPVEPDTDPPYVEDLAPDDGDTDTPIDTDIVFHCKDDDSGVDTTTIDFTVQDTTLASGDKTVSTDSHAASVWYTPVGDISGDLDIDDADPLDVVCTFTPDDDLPYDETITCTVDGALADEAGNDIGDDFVWTFDVELTVTTTTWGAIKAGN is encoded by the coding sequence ATGAAGTACGCTTCTATCCTTCTGTTGTGTCTCTTTGCCGCGTCGTCCTTCGGCGCCGCCATCAGTGTGACCTACAGTCCCGCGGACACCGTCCAGATCGAGCCGAGCCAGGACACTTGGATCTGGACCGGCTCCGGCCCCTACGGCAGCTCCGCCGAGCTGCGCATTAACAGGGAACCCGACTACGATCAGCGGCCGGTCCTCCAGTGGGACCTCTCCAGCCTCGATGGCTACACCATCAACTCGGCCGACATGTACGTTTACTGCTACGATGGCTATCCGACAGGCACCCTAGATGCTGATATCTACCGGGTTACCGAGTCCTGGGATGAGGCGACCCTCGTGGCCCCGCTCGCCTTCGACGACGCCACGGTCTGGGCCAGCGGCGACGCCGGCGTCCCCAGCGGCTGGAAAACCTACGACGTGACCGACCTGGTCCAGGCCTGGGTTGACGGCGACTACGACAACTACGGCGTCGTCTGCTTGGGCTACGGCTCCTCGTACTACCAGCGCTGGTACTCGAAAGAGGCCGGCAGCAACCACCCCTACCTGGACATTGACTACACCCCGGTTGAGCCCGACACCGATCCGCCCTACGTGGAGGACCTCGCTCCCGACGACGGCGACACCGACACGCCGATAGACACCGACATCGTCTTCCACTGCAAGGACGACGACTCGGGCGTGGACACCACCACCATTGACTTTACCGTCCAGGACACCACCCTCGCGTCCGGCGATAAGACCGTGAGCACCGACTCCCACGCGGCGTCCGTCTGGTACACCCCCGTCGGCGATATATCCGGCGATCTGGACATTGACGACGCCGACCCCCTCGATGTCGTCTGCACCTTCACCCCCGACGACGACCTGCCCTACGATGAAACCATCACCTGCACCGTGGACGGCGCGCTGGCCGACGAAGCAGGCAACGATATAGGCGACGATTTCGTCTGGACCTTCGATGTCGAGCTTACCGTTACCACGACCACCTGGGGCGCCATCAAGGCCGGGAACTAG
- a CDS encoding Ig-like domain-containing protein, which translates to MKKLLVSTLAILVLAGAGMAKEYTLEVGSVPDTGPVIQYVPVAPTSGGLRYMPPPPGETELYWDDGSGNSYFGGGLSPYATTFTAPSACHLVTYRFYWYNGGSINVDCLLYDDSGGTPTGSTLFTVTGNSGSTTFNWFDVDVSGAGATLTSGQVFHPGFSYVYDSGGVLMDDAKHAGSCWLWLGYWYDYSAYYTHMCRVVIDDDFTGPYVDGQDPEDGGWTADNTQFVFHAKDDDKGVDDTTIDGAVDDGAKADVPGSLDITGDPSDYTCTFNPDDPFEDGTYDVTVYGSLADLLGNEMGSDETWSFGVDATAPTVGGRDPADGATGVDPDTDIVFHVYDPGIGVDTGSIDFTVEDTSLTPGNRAMSTGSSAVSTGYAPVGDISGSLDIDDSDINDVVCTFDPEDPLPPDTITCTVADGLADDLGNATDDDIVWSFNITGEGVEKATWGQIKADF; encoded by the coding sequence GTGAAAAAGCTTTTGGTTTCTACATTGGCTATCCTGGTTCTGGCGGGAGCGGGCATGGCCAAGGAGTACACGCTGGAGGTCGGCAGCGTCCCCGACACGGGCCCTGTCATTCAGTACGTGCCCGTCGCCCCCACCTCCGGCGGCCTGCGCTACATGCCGCCCCCCCCCGGTGAGACTGAGCTTTACTGGGATGACGGTTCCGGCAACAGCTATTTTGGGGGCGGCCTCAGTCCCTATGCCACGACCTTCACCGCCCCGTCCGCCTGCCATCTGGTGACTTACCGCTTCTACTGGTACAACGGCGGCAGCATTAACGTTGACTGCCTGCTCTACGACGACAGCGGCGGCACCCCCACCGGCAGCACCCTCTTCACCGTCACCGGCAACAGCGGCTCCACAACCTTTAACTGGTTCGATGTGGACGTTTCCGGAGCGGGGGCCACGCTCACCAGCGGCCAGGTCTTCCACCCCGGTTTTAGCTATGTTTACGACTCTGGCGGCGTGCTGATGGATGATGCCAAGCATGCCGGTAGCTGCTGGCTGTGGCTGGGTTACTGGTACGATTACAGCGCGTACTACACCCACATGTGCCGCGTCGTCATTGACGATGACTTTACCGGCCCCTACGTGGACGGCCAGGACCCGGAGGACGGCGGGTGGACCGCCGACAACACCCAGTTCGTGTTCCACGCCAAGGACGACGACAAGGGCGTGGATGATACGACCATTGACGGAGCCGTGGACGACGGCGCGAAGGCCGACGTGCCGGGCAGCCTGGACATCACCGGTGACCCCTCGGACTACACCTGCACCTTCAACCCGGACGACCCCTTCGAGGACGGCACCTACGACGTGACCGTGTACGGCAGCTTGGCCGACCTCTTGGGCAACGAGATGGGCTCGGACGAGACCTGGAGCTTCGGCGTGGACGCCACCGCCCCGACCGTGGGCGGGCGTGACCCGGCCGACGGCGCCACCGGCGTGGACCCGGACACCGACATCGTCTTCCACGTCTACGACCCCGGCATCGGCGTGGACACCGGGAGCATTGACTTCACCGTCGAGGACACCAGCCTTACGCCCGGCAACCGCGCCATGAGCACCGGCTCCAGCGCCGTATCCACCGGGTACGCCCCCGTCGGCGACATCTCCGGCAGCCTGGACATTGACGACTCCGACATCAACGATGTGGTCTGCACCTTCGACCCGGAAGACCCGCTGCCCCCGGACACCATCACCTGCACCGTGGCCGACGGCCTGGCCGACGACCTGGGCAACGCGACCGACGACGACATCGTCTGGAGTTTCAACATCACCGGTGAAGGCGTTGAGAAAGCCACCTGGGGCCAGATCAAGGCCGATTTCTAG